A region of Methyloversatilis discipulorum DNA encodes the following proteins:
- a CDS encoding SoxR reducing system RseC family protein, giving the protein MTVRDTRVVQVDGTRVTVGVDSAPACSGCRSQTVCGSAPNTLHQFELPSAQAASLRPGDLVALGIDDDAPLRAVMLAYLPPLAGLLAGIGAGSVAGLPEVAVLACGGSGLCFGAVIARLLAGHWRESWRPTVCNGVE; this is encoded by the coding sequence ATGACGGTCAGGGATACCCGGGTGGTGCAGGTCGACGGCACCCGCGTCACCGTCGGCGTCGACAGCGCGCCGGCCTGCAGCGGCTGCCGCTCGCAAACCGTCTGTGGCAGCGCGCCGAACACCCTGCACCAGTTCGAACTGCCCTCTGCGCAGGCCGCTTCACTGCGGCCCGGCGATCTGGTTGCGCTCGGCATCGACGACGACGCGCCGCTGCGCGCCGTGATGCTGGCCTATCTGCCGCCGCTGGCCGGCCTGCTCGCCGGCATCGGCGCCGGCAGTGTGGCCGGCCTGCCGGAGGTCGCCGTGCTCGCCTGCGGCGGCAGCGGCCTCTGCTTCGGTGCGGTCATCGCCCGCCTGCTCGCCGGCCACTGGCGGGAGAGCTGGCGGCCGACGGTCTGCAACGGCGTCGAGTGA
- a CDS encoding PEP-CTERM sorting domain-containing protein, whose protein sequence is MKSIRSLFAATLFATALPALAVIPNVTDQESSERNNLIATFGQSGLAQSFKQMADNVSGAGIYLLLASPEESANVTIELWSKLPNQGGSLLAGGSALGLGPGWVDVFWTPVTVTPGDTYFLVFSGPSALGLAGSTLNPYPKGQTFATSGYAGFPNFDYTFRTFAAAVPEPSTWASMVGGLGLLALLAAARRRA, encoded by the coding sequence ATGAAATCGATACGCAGCCTCTTCGCCGCAACGCTGTTTGCCACCGCCCTGCCGGCGCTCGCCGTGATCCCCAACGTGACCGACCAGGAGTCGTCAGAGCGCAACAACCTGATAGCAACCTTCGGCCAGAGCGGACTGGCGCAGTCCTTCAAGCAGATGGCAGACAACGTGTCCGGCGCCGGGATCTACCTCCTCCTCGCCAGCCCGGAGGAGTCGGCGAACGTGACCATCGAACTGTGGAGCAAGCTGCCGAACCAGGGCGGCAGCCTGCTGGCCGGCGGCTCGGCACTCGGTCTTGGTCCGGGCTGGGTGGACGTGTTCTGGACGCCCGTAACAGTTACGCCGGGGGACACCTACTTCCTGGTCTTCTCCGGCCCGTCCGCATTGGGTCTGGCGGGCAGCACGCTGAACCCCTACCCGAAAGGACAGACATTCGCGACCTCGGGCTATGCAGGCTTCCCCAACTTTGACTACACCTTCCGCACTTTCGCTGCGGCCGTACCCGAACCCTCGACCTGGGCTTCGATGGTGGGTGGTCTCGGCTTGCTCGCGCTGCTTGCAGCGGCCCGCCGCCGCGCCTGA
- a CDS encoding S1 family peptidase codes for MRRLLASSCCLLALNAHAGGSASEFGSAFYTGLSISVVQVRVANEAGKGFFGSGVVVAENEVITNCHVTRQGVRIEVAKGALVFPVFGQKVDMANDLCLLRTGPMPLRTVALRDAASVRPGEKSFYYGYSGGIEAFFAPGRVATLHPHDGSAVFETSSGFALGGSGGGLFDADGRLIGITTFLASGHSGGYFAMPADLIHRLRKQPESDIAPISGLALWEKPDAEQPWFLRVARLGALSRWQSAADLALEWTRAEPDNADAWHQAGVALLRDQRPVEANEALQRARMLLPDHPDVLFHQALALARSGSTEAAREARDRLALADAELLGKLDQALDCSAYC; via the coding sequence ATGCGCCGCCTGCTCGCCTCCTCCTGCTGTCTGCTGGCCCTGAACGCCCACGCCGGCGGTTCGGCCAGCGAATTCGGATCCGCCTTCTATACCGGCCTGTCGATCAGCGTGGTGCAGGTGCGCGTTGCCAATGAGGCAGGCAAGGGTTTCTTCGGTTCGGGGGTGGTGGTCGCAGAGAACGAGGTGATCACCAACTGTCACGTCACGCGTCAGGGCGTGCGCATCGAGGTTGCCAAGGGCGCGCTGGTATTTCCGGTGTTCGGCCAGAAAGTGGATATGGCCAACGACCTCTGTCTGCTGCGTACCGGGCCAATGCCACTGCGCACCGTCGCGCTGCGCGACGCAGCATCGGTTCGGCCGGGTGAAAAATCGTTCTACTACGGCTACTCGGGAGGGATAGAAGCCTTCTTTGCGCCGGGGCGGGTCGCGACGCTGCATCCGCACGACGGCAGTGCGGTGTTCGAAACGTCCAGCGGTTTCGCGCTCGGTGGCAGTGGCGGCGGGCTGTTCGACGCTGACGGTCGCCTGATCGGCATCACCACCTTCCTCGCCTCCGGCCACTCGGGTGGCTACTTCGCGATGCCGGCCGACCTGATCCACCGGCTGCGCAAGCAACCCGAATCCGACATCGCGCCGATCTCGGGTCTGGCGCTGTGGGAAAAGCCGGACGCGGAACAGCCCTGGTTCCTGCGGGTGGCGCGCCTCGGTGCGCTGTCGCGGTGGCAGTCCGCCGCCGATCTGGCGCTGGAATGGACGCGCGCAGAACCGGACAACGCCGATGCCTGGCATCAGGCCGGCGTCGCGCTGCTGCGCGACCAGCGGCCAGTCGAGGCAAACGAGGCGCTGCAGCGCGCCCGCATGCTGTTGCCGGACCACCCGGACGTGCTCTTCCATCAGGCACTGGCGCTGGCGCGAAGCGGCTCGACCGAGGCCGCCCGCGAAGCGCGGGACCGGCTGGCCCTCGCGGACGCCGAGCTGCTGGGCAAACTGGATCAGGCCTTAGACTGTTCGGCCTACTGCTAA
- a CDS encoding glutamine--tRNA ligase/YqeY domain fusion protein has protein sequence MSERNATAPASNFLRAVIEKDLANGTYASRRWARSPGDAAHHAAGEPDPAKIRTRFPPEPNGYLHVGHAKSICLNFGLARDYGGVCHMRFDDTNPEKESVEYVESIKDAVQWLGFGWDAFGASQLYFASDYFDFMYRAAEYLITAGHAYIDQQTPDEMRANRGTLTEPGKDSPWRNRPADESLALFREMRDGKHADGAMVLRAKIDMASPNINMRDPAIYRIKHAHHHNTGDTWCIYPMYTYAHPLEDAVEGITHSICTLEFEDQRPFYDWVLERLAEGGLLAHPLPKQYEFARLNLTYVVTSKRKLMQLVTEKHVSGWDDPRMPTIVGLRRRGYTPEALQLFAERIGVSKADSWIDYSTLEGALRDDLDGRAARAMAVLDPLKLKLTNWDALFAGKEAEPCSAPVHPHHPERGTRSFNLTREVWIEREDFMEEAPKGYHRLFPGNKARLKYGYVIECTGCEKDADGRITAVLATLVPDTKSGTPGADSVKVKGVITWVSVAEGLATEVRLYDRLFTEAHPDAGGRDFLTVMNPDSVKSVQAFVEPGLATAAADDKFQFERHGYFVADRVDSVEGRPVFNRAVTLKDSWSR, from the coding sequence ATGTCCGAACGCAACGCTACCGCACCGGCTTCAAATTTCCTGCGCGCCGTCATCGAGAAGGATCTGGCCAATGGCACCTACGCCAGCCGCCGCTGGGCGCGCAGCCCGGGCGACGCCGCGCATCACGCCGCCGGCGAGCCCGACCCAGCGAAGATCCGCACCCGCTTCCCGCCGGAGCCGAACGGCTATCTGCACGTCGGTCACGCCAAGTCGATCTGCCTGAACTTCGGCCTGGCGCGCGATTACGGTGGCGTTTGCCACATGCGCTTCGACGACACCAATCCGGAAAAGGAAAGCGTCGAATACGTCGAATCGATCAAGGACGCGGTGCAGTGGCTGGGCTTCGGCTGGGACGCCTTCGGTGCGTCGCAGCTCTACTTCGCCAGCGACTATTTCGACTTCATGTACCGCGCGGCGGAATACCTGATCACCGCCGGCCACGCCTACATCGACCAGCAGACGCCGGACGAGATGCGCGCCAACCGTGGCACGCTGACCGAGCCGGGCAAGGATTCACCGTGGCGCAATCGTCCGGCCGACGAATCGCTGGCGCTGTTCCGCGAAATGCGCGACGGCAAGCACGCTGACGGCGCCATGGTGTTGCGCGCGAAGATCGACATGGCCAGCCCCAATATCAACATGCGCGACCCGGCCATCTACCGGATCAAGCACGCGCATCACCACAACACCGGCGACACATGGTGCATCTACCCGATGTACACCTACGCCCACCCGCTGGAAGACGCGGTCGAAGGCATCACCCATTCGATCTGCACGCTGGAATTCGAGGATCAGCGGCCGTTCTATGACTGGGTGCTGGAACGTCTGGCCGAAGGCGGCCTGCTGGCTCATCCGCTGCCCAAGCAGTACGAGTTCGCACGGCTCAACCTGACCTATGTCGTCACCAGCAAGCGCAAGCTGATGCAGCTGGTGACGGAGAAACACGTCAGCGGCTGGGACGACCCGCGCATGCCCACCATCGTCGGCCTGCGCCGCCGCGGCTACACGCCGGAGGCGCTGCAGCTGTTCGCCGAGCGCATCGGCGTGTCCAAAGCCGATTCGTGGATCGACTATTCGACGCTGGAGGGTGCGCTGCGCGACGACCTCGACGGCCGCGCCGCCCGTGCGATGGCGGTGCTCGATCCGCTCAAGCTCAAGCTCACCAACTGGGATGCACTGTTCGCCGGCAAGGAGGCCGAGCCCTGCTCCGCGCCGGTGCATCCGCACCACCCGGAACGCGGCACACGCAGCTTCAACCTCACACGCGAAGTGTGGATAGAGCGCGAAGACTTCATGGAAGAAGCGCCCAAGGGCTACCACCGCCTGTTCCCGGGCAACAAGGCGCGGCTCAAGTACGGCTACGTGATCGAATGCACCGGCTGCGAGAAGGACGCCGACGGCCGAATCACCGCGGTACTGGCCACGCTGGTTCCGGACACCAAGAGCGGCACGCCAGGCGCCGACAGCGTCAAGGTGAAGGGCGTCATCACCTGGGTCAGCGTGGCCGAGGGACTGGCGACCGAAGTGCGGCTGTACGACCGGCTGTTCACCGAGGCGCACCCGGACGCCGGCGGCCGCGACTTCCTCACCGTGATGAATCCGGATTCGGTGAAATCGGTACAGGCCTTCGTCGAACCCGGCCTGGCCACCGCCGCGGCCGACGACAAGTTCCAGTTCGAACGTCACGGCTACTTCGTCGCCGACCGCGTCGATTCGGTCGAAGGCCGCCCGGTGTTCAACCGGGCCGTCACATTGAAAGACAGCTGGAGTCGTTGA
- the nifA gene encoding nif-specific transcriptional activator NifA: protein MTANGIETNARANVELVTVYELSKILSSSLDVTKTLREALNVLSHYLDFRRMMIALVEDDGEALSLAAAVGLSVKEWSSGRYRSGEGIIGRVFASGSPVVVPDISVEPLFLNRTGALDDAGDETIAFIGVPIRAGADMLGVLCADRVVSRRGGFGSDVRVLSMAANLMGQSVALQRVVTDEHERLLHQAKQARRDAPRGRFKLDNVVGASPRMQEVFAEAHQVAPSRSTVLLRGESGTGKEVIARAIHELSTRKSGPFIKLNCAALSESLLESELFGHEKGSFTGATGERKGRFELADGGTLFLDEIGDISPAFQTKLLRVLQEREFERVGGSKPIKVDVRLICATNRNLEKMVAAGTFRADLYFRINVVSIFLPALRERREDIPALTQHFLERFNRENDRNMKLTQGGQAVMMHCYWPGNVRELENCIERTATMAHHDAIEASDFPCSANRCLTQVLHFVKKDDAVSPAVDSAAAEVESCSPPGDAAPVSRPAPSDDKPDGERDRLVWAMEQCGWVQAKAARLLNITPRQMGYALKKYDIEVRRF, encoded by the coding sequence ATGACTGCGAACGGCATCGAAACGAATGCGCGCGCGAATGTTGAACTGGTGACCGTGTACGAGCTGAGCAAGATACTCAGCTCGTCGCTGGACGTAACGAAGACCCTGCGCGAAGCACTGAACGTGCTGTCGCACTACCTCGACTTCAGACGCATGATGATCGCGCTGGTCGAGGACGACGGTGAGGCGCTCAGCCTGGCCGCGGCGGTCGGCCTGTCGGTCAAGGAGTGGTCGAGCGGGCGCTACCGGTCGGGCGAGGGCATCATCGGCCGCGTGTTCGCCTCCGGCTCGCCGGTCGTGGTGCCGGACATTTCGGTCGAACCGCTGTTCCTGAACCGCACCGGCGCGCTCGACGACGCCGGTGACGAAACCATCGCTTTCATCGGCGTGCCGATCCGCGCCGGTGCCGACATGCTGGGCGTGCTGTGTGCCGACCGCGTGGTATCGCGCCGCGGCGGCTTCGGCAGCGACGTGCGCGTGCTGTCGATGGCCGCCAACTTGATGGGGCAGTCGGTGGCGCTGCAGCGCGTGGTGACCGACGAGCACGAACGTCTGCTGCATCAGGCCAAGCAGGCACGGCGCGACGCCCCGCGCGGCCGTTTCAAGCTGGACAACGTGGTCGGTGCCTCGCCGCGCATGCAGGAGGTGTTCGCCGAGGCGCACCAGGTTGCGCCGTCGCGGTCCACCGTACTGCTGCGCGGCGAGAGCGGCACCGGCAAGGAAGTGATCGCCCGCGCCATCCACGAACTGTCGACGCGCAAGTCCGGCCCCTTCATCAAACTCAATTGCGCGGCGCTGTCCGAGTCACTGCTCGAATCGGAATTGTTCGGCCACGAGAAGGGCTCCTTCACCGGCGCCACCGGCGAACGCAAGGGCCGTTTCGAACTGGCCGACGGCGGCACGCTCTTCCTCGACGAGATCGGCGACATTTCGCCGGCTTTCCAGACCAAGCTGCTGCGCGTGCTGCAGGAACGCGAGTTCGAGCGCGTCGGCGGCAGCAAGCCGATCAAGGTCGATGTGCGGCTGATCTGCGCGACCAACCGCAACCTCGAAAAGATGGTGGCGGCGGGCACCTTCCGCGCCGACCTGTACTTCCGCATCAATGTGGTGAGCATTTTCCTGCCGGCGCTGCGCGAGCGGCGCGAGGACATTCCGGCACTGACGCAGCATTTCCTCGAGCGCTTCAACCGCGAGAACGACCGCAACATGAAGCTCACCCAGGGCGGGCAGGCGGTGATGATGCATTGCTACTGGCCGGGCAATGTGCGCGAACTGGAGAACTGCATCGAGCGCACCGCGACGATGGCCCACCACGACGCGATCGAGGCGTCCGATTTCCCCTGTTCGGCCAATCGTTGCCTGACGCAGGTGCTGCACTTCGTGAAGAAGGACGACGCTGTGTCGCCGGCGGTGGACTCCGCCGCGGCCGAGGTGGAGTCCTGTAGCCCGCCGGGCGACGCGGCGCCGGTTTCGCGCCCGGCGCCGTCCGATGACAAGCCCGACGGCGAGCGCGACCGTCTCGTGTGGGCGATGGAACAGTGCGGCTGGGTGCAGGCCAAAGCCGCCCGCCTGCTCAACATCACGCCGCGGCAGATGGGTTATGCGCTGAAGAAGTACGACATCGAGGTGCGGCGCTTCTGA
- a CDS encoding flavin reductase family protein: MSIQDVPLPQAYRLLNHGPTVLVSSAAGARRNVMAAAWCMPLDFDPPKIVVVIDKSTFTRELISASGEFAINVPPRALLDATVAAGSDSGRDTDKFAALGLVTFAATQIAAPLVAGCVAWLECKVVPEAHNQDRYDLFIGEVVAARADGRVFRNGRWHFDDDALRTLHHVAGGAFFTTGGAVGGS, translated from the coding sequence ATGTCGATCCAGGACGTCCCCCTCCCGCAGGCTTACCGGCTGCTCAACCACGGTCCTACCGTGCTGGTGAGCAGCGCAGCCGGCGCGCGCCGCAACGTGATGGCGGCGGCCTGGTGCATGCCGCTCGATTTCGACCCACCCAAGATCGTCGTCGTGATCGACAAATCGACCTTCACGCGCGAACTGATCAGCGCCTCGGGAGAATTCGCGATCAACGTTCCGCCTCGCGCGCTGCTCGACGCCACCGTCGCAGCTGGCAGCGACAGCGGCCGCGACACAGACAAGTTCGCGGCTCTGGGCCTCGTCACTTTCGCGGCGACACAGATCGCCGCGCCGCTGGTCGCCGGCTGCGTCGCCTGGCTCGAATGCAAGGTCGTGCCGGAAGCCCACAACCAGGACCGCTACGATCTGTTCATCGGCGAGGTGGTGGCGGCGCGCGCGGACGGTCGGGTGTTCCGCAACGGGCGCTGGCATTTCGACGACGACGCGCTGCGCACGCTGCATCACGTCGCTGGCGGCGCCTTCTTCACGACCGGTGGGGCGGTCGGCGGCAGCTGA
- the leuA gene encoding 2-isopropylmalate synthase: MLKQPNTKYRPVTPIALADRQWPSTTITRAPVWMSTDLRDGNQALFEPMNGERKMRMFKMLVDIGFKQIEVAFPSASDTDFSFVRTLIEGGHIPDDVTIEVLTQARPHLIERTIESLRGAKRAIVHVYNATSPTFRRVVFDMSRDEVKQLAVDSTLLIKRLTDAQPETEWTFQYSPETFTATELDFAKDVCDAVVEAWGGTPERPVILNLPATVEIATPNHYADQIEWMHRNLGNRASVILSVHPHNDRGTAVAAAELAVMAGADRIEGCLFGHGERTGNVDLVTLALNLYTQGVDPGLDFSRINDIARTVEQCTQIPVHARHPYAGDLVFTAFSGSHQDAIRKGLAAQRPDAIWEVPYLPVDPADVGRTYDSIIRVNSQSGKGGVAFLLESEYGVTLPRRLQVEFSTAVQQLTDASGQEVRAADIWKLFAQQYFEPALPFEYVTHHLSEIGDEQGIELVVKAEGVERTLSGRGNGPIAAVIDALKVPARLHDYEERAIGHGADAAAVAFAEFVIDGLPGSTFGAGMHRNIVTASVLAILSGLNRACAKLDPAARRDFLASIRPPALA; this comes from the coding sequence ATGTTGAAGCAGCCGAATACGAAGTACCGTCCCGTCACCCCGATCGCGCTCGCCGATCGCCAGTGGCCGTCGACAACCATCACGCGCGCGCCGGTCTGGATGTCCACCGATCTGCGCGATGGCAACCAGGCCCTGTTCGAGCCGATGAACGGCGAACGCAAGATGCGCATGTTCAAGATGCTGGTGGACATCGGCTTCAAGCAGATCGAGGTCGCCTTTCCGTCGGCGTCGGACACCGACTTCAGCTTCGTGCGTACGCTGATCGAAGGCGGCCACATCCCGGACGACGTGACCATCGAAGTGCTGACGCAGGCGCGACCGCACCTGATCGAACGCACCATCGAATCCTTGCGCGGCGCGAAGCGCGCCATCGTGCATGTCTATAACGCGACCTCGCCCACCTTCCGCCGCGTCGTGTTTGACATGAGCCGCGACGAGGTGAAGCAGCTTGCGGTCGACAGCACCCTGCTCATCAAGCGCCTCACCGACGCGCAGCCGGAAACCGAGTGGACCTTCCAGTACAGCCCGGAAACCTTCACCGCGACCGAACTCGATTTCGCGAAAGACGTGTGTGACGCGGTGGTCGAGGCCTGGGGCGGTACGCCCGAGCGGCCGGTCATCCTCAACCTGCCGGCGACGGTGGAGATCGCCACGCCCAACCACTACGCCGACCAGATCGAGTGGATGCACCGCAATCTGGGCAACCGCGCATCGGTCATCCTCAGCGTGCATCCGCACAATGACCGCGGCACCGCGGTGGCGGCGGCCGAACTGGCGGTGATGGCCGGCGCCGACCGTATCGAAGGCTGCCTGTTCGGCCACGGCGAGCGCACCGGCAACGTCGATCTCGTGACGCTGGCGCTCAACCTCTACACCCAGGGTGTCGATCCGGGACTTGATTTCTCGCGCATCAACGACATCGCACGCACGGTCGAACAGTGCACGCAGATTCCGGTGCACGCCCGCCATCCGTACGCCGGTGACCTCGTGTTCACCGCCTTTTCCGGCTCGCATCAGGACGCGATCCGCAAGGGCCTTGCCGCGCAGCGGCCGGACGCGATCTGGGAGGTGCCCTATCTGCCGGTCGACCCGGCCGACGTCGGCCGCACCTATGATTCGATCATTCGCGTGAACAGCCAGTCGGGCAAGGGCGGTGTGGCCTTCCTGCTCGAAAGCGAATACGGCGTCACCTTGCCGCGTCGCCTCCAGGTCGAGTTCAGCACCGCGGTGCAGCAGCTCACCGACGCCAGCGGGCAGGAAGTGCGCGCGGCCGACATCTGGAAGCTGTTCGCGCAGCAGTACTTCGAACCAGCGCTTCCGTTCGAGTATGTCACCCATCATCTGAGCGAGATCGGCGACGAGCAGGGCATCGAACTGGTGGTGAAGGCCGAGGGCGTCGAACGCACGCTGTCGGGCCGCGGCAATGGCCCGATCGCTGCCGTGATCGACGCGCTCAAGGTGCCGGCCCGCCTGCACGACTACGAGGAACGCGCGATCGGCCACGGCGCAGACGCGGCGGCGGTGGCTTTTGCCGAATTCGTCATTGACGGGCTGCCCGGCAGCACCTTCGGCGCCGGCATGCACCGGAATATCGTGACGGCGTCGGTGCTGGCCATCCTGAGCGGGCTTAACCGCGCCTGCGCCAAGCTCGATCCGGCAGCGCGGCGGGACTTTCTCGCGTCGATCAGACCGCCGGCGCTGGCTTGA
- a CDS encoding ShlB/FhaC/HecB family hemolysin secretion/activation protein codes for MSFADARAEESADGPRFEVRAYSLAGGTVFRPGEIDAMLSPYTGAEVGFGQLEAARAALQAAYHQRGFGAAQVSIPEQELSGGTVVLEVLEPKLTEITLQGAKHHDEENIRASLPALADGRMPNTTDVARQLSLANENSSKQTDVTFKSGRKPGEIAATISVADDKPLRRFVTVDNSGTPSTGTHRVAIGLQHANLFNRDHVATFQYTTSIERPSEVTIFGLGYRIPLYSSGNSIDLVAGYSSVNSGQVQVLNSTASVSGAGRIFSARYNWHLPRDGELTQRVSLAADWRDFDSSFVLENVPGSLVPRVITHPVSLSWSGNWRNDLREAGLNVSYARNLPGGEHGRDSDFAASRGGANARFAVIRAGASWLQLLSRDWRVRLQAQAQYTNDELVSGEQFGIGGADSVRGLRERVLADDRGWRVSADLDTPAWVHDTWVMRGVLFADTAHLYRVRPLTGEEASQAVFSAGVGLRVNFSTWLSGRIDYAQLIDGAGRYDSGSHRVHATFSLNF; via the coding sequence TTGTCGTTCGCCGACGCGCGCGCGGAGGAGAGTGCCGACGGCCCTCGCTTCGAGGTGCGCGCCTACTCGCTGGCCGGCGGAACGGTTTTCCGGCCGGGGGAAATCGACGCCATGCTGTCGCCCTACACCGGCGCCGAAGTGGGTTTCGGGCAGCTCGAAGCGGCGCGCGCCGCACTGCAGGCCGCCTACCACCAGCGCGGCTTCGGCGCCGCCCAGGTCAGCATTCCGGAACAGGAACTGAGTGGCGGCACCGTCGTGCTGGAGGTGCTGGAGCCGAAGCTGACCGAAATCACGCTGCAGGGCGCCAAACACCACGACGAAGAAAACATCCGCGCCAGCCTGCCCGCTCTGGCAGACGGTCGCATGCCGAACACGACCGACGTGGCGCGCCAGCTGTCGCTGGCCAACGAGAATTCGTCAAAGCAGACCGATGTGACCTTCAAGTCCGGCCGCAAGCCGGGCGAGATCGCGGCGACGATTTCGGTGGCGGACGACAAACCGCTGCGCCGCTTCGTCACGGTCGACAACAGCGGCACGCCATCGACCGGCACCCACCGCGTCGCCATCGGGCTGCAGCACGCCAATCTGTTCAACCGCGACCACGTCGCGACCTTCCAGTACACGACTTCGATAGAGAGGCCGTCCGAAGTGACCATCTTCGGCCTCGGCTATCGCATTCCGCTGTATAGCAGTGGCAATTCGATCGACCTTGTCGCCGGTTACTCGAGCGTGAATTCGGGCCAGGTACAGGTGCTGAACTCAACGGCGAGCGTGTCCGGCGCTGGCCGCATCTTTTCCGCCCGCTACAACTGGCACCTGCCGCGCGATGGCGAACTGACGCAGCGCGTCAGCCTCGCAGCCGACTGGCGCGATTTCGACAGCAGTTTTGTCCTGGAGAACGTGCCGGGCAGTCTGGTCCCGCGAGTGATCACCCATCCGGTCAGCCTGTCGTGGAGCGGCAACTGGCGCAACGACCTGCGCGAAGCGGGTCTGAACGTCAGCTATGCACGCAACCTGCCCGGCGGCGAACACGGCCGCGACAGCGATTTCGCCGCCTCACGCGGCGGCGCCAACGCGCGCTTCGCGGTGATCCGGGCCGGTGCCTCATGGCTGCAGTTGCTGTCCAGGGACTGGCGCGTGCGCCTGCAGGCACAGGCGCAGTACACCAACGACGAACTGGTTTCGGGCGAACAATTCGGTATCGGCGGCGCCGATTCGGTGCGCGGCCTGCGCGAGCGCGTGCTCGCCGACGACCGCGGCTGGCGTGTCAGTGCGGATCTCGATACGCCGGCCTGGGTGCACGACACCTGGGTGATGCGCGGCGTGCTGTTCGCCGACACCGCCCACCTCTATCGCGTACGGCCGCTGACCGGCGAAGAGGCCAGTCAGGCAGTTTTTTCGGCAGGCGTGGGTCTGCGCGTCAACTTTTCCACGTGGCTATCTGGGCGGATCGACTACGCTCAACTTATTGACGGAGCAGGAAGATACGACTCCGGAAGTCACCGCGTGCACGCAACGTTCAGCCTGAACTTCTGA
- a CDS encoding Ohr family peroxiredoxin: MDLIYKTRVFSQGGRNGRVQSEDGLLKLDLAAPAEMGGKKAGVNPEQLFAAAYAACFENSVRHIVRADRLPVKGCMVEAEVSLFKNFEEAYRMAIRFTAVLHGIDQPTADSLVERALKVCPYTDATKNNVSVSAAAVLEDPALA; encoded by the coding sequence ATGGACCTCATCTACAAAACCCGCGTCTTCAGCCAGGGCGGCCGCAACGGCCGCGTGCAGAGCGAAGATGGCCTGCTGAAACTGGACCTCGCCGCGCCCGCCGAAATGGGCGGCAAGAAGGCGGGCGTCAATCCGGAACAGCTGTTCGCCGCCGCTTACGCCGCCTGTTTCGAAAACTCGGTGCGCCACATCGTGCGTGCCGACCGACTGCCGGTGAAGGGCTGCATGGTCGAAGCCGAGGTGTCGCTGTTCAAGAACTTTGAAGAGGCCTACCGCATGGCCATCCGTTTCACCGCCGTGCTGCATGGCATCGACCAGCCGACCGCCGATTCGCTGGTGGAGCGCGCGCTCAAGGTGTGCCCCTACACCGACGCGACCAAGAACAACGTGAGCGTCAGCGCCGCGGCGGTGCTCGAAGATCCGGCGCTGGCGTGA